GGCTGGTATTCCTGAGCGTCTACTACACGTATTGGATTTAAAACCAGTTGAATAAGTAGAAGTTCATGTCTCGCGGCACAATCATGTGCCGCTTATAAAAATTCCCTTGTGACTACACCAGTATGGCGCCCGTCGTCAGGGGATTTTTCGCTCTCAATTTGATTGAGGCGACCTGAAACCAGAAACAGGGAAAAATCTGGGTAAGTAAGGTATGAGTTATGGGTTATTTTTTAAGACGTTTGTCATTCTATTTAGTCGCACTCTTGGTTGCTGCGACGTTAAATTTCATTATTCCAAGAGCAATGCCTGGTGACCCAGTTACCATGATGTTTGCTAACGCCTCGGTTCAGGTAACACCAGAGCGAATTGCAGCTATGAAAGAGCTGTTGGGATTCGTCGATGGTCCTATTTACATTCAATATCTGTCATACATCAAAAATATTCTTAGCTGGGAATTGGGAACATCCATCCAATTCTATCCTCTTTCCGTTAACTCTTTACTGGGAAGTGCATTTGGTTGGTCACTCTTCCTTGCGGGAACAGCGGTTATCCTGTCATTCTCTCTAGCTTCAATCTTGGGGATTTTCGCCGCTTGGAAACGCGGCAGTAAATACGATGTCTTTGTGACTCCAGGCACACTGATCATTCAAGCTATCCCGCAAATGGTTATCGCAATGCTGGCACTTTTTGTGTTTGCCATTGGCCTCAAATGGTTCCCATCTGGTTACGCATACACTCCAGGTACCGTGCCTGATTGGACAAGCTGGGAGTTCTTAAAAAACGTGGGTTACCACGCTGTACTGCCTCTATTTTGTGCCACTGTCGTTCAAATCGGCGGTTTCCTCGTCAACATGCGCAATAACATGATCAACTTACTGGCAGAAGATTACATCACGATGGCCAAAGGTAAGGGATTAAGCGAAAACCGCGTTGTATTCAATTACGCAGCTCGAAATGCACTATTACCAAGTGTCACGGCCCTTTCAATGTCTTTAGGTATGGCCATTGGTGGTCAACTTATCATTGAAATGATCTTCAACTACC
This window of the Vibrio azureus genome carries:
- a CDS encoding ABC transporter permease — encoded protein: MGYFLRRLSFYLVALLVAATLNFIIPRAMPGDPVTMMFANASVQVTPERIAAMKELLGFVDGPIYIQYLSYIKNILSWELGTSIQFYPLSVNSLLGSAFGWSLFLAGTAVILSFSLASILGIFAAWKRGSKYDVFVTPGTLIIQAIPQMVIAMLALFVFAIGLKWFPSGYAYTPGTVPDWTSWEFLKNVGYHAVLPLFCATVVQIGGFLVNMRNNMINLLAEDYITMAKGKGLSENRVVFNYAARNALLPSVTALSMSLGMAIGGQLIIEMIFNYPGLGTVLLNAIHARDYQVLQGQLIIMTMFMLCFNLMADMLYMILDPRLRKGGK